In Pseudomonadota bacterium, the DNA window AACTGCTTGATGATAAAAGAAAAGCCCTGAATTGCGATGGTGTTTTCTTGGGACTAAGAATGCTTGAAGGCCAAGCACGAAAAATGAATCTAGCCACCAGGGGGCCGATTTATCAGTTAAAAGATAAGTCTTGGAGATGTAACCCACTTTGGCGATGGAGCGCCAAAGATGTTTTTGCTTATCTTGTCAATAATGAGGTCGAGATTAATCCATGCTATTTGTATAATAAGTTTCTACAACCAGAAGATATTCGACTCTCGTGGGCGTTGCCTACAGCAACAGGGATGTCTCGGGAAGACATGGCGCATATTAGATATTACTACCCAGAGCATTACAGGAGACTGAGAGATGTTGGGGTGGCAACGGTATCGTAGTCGTGTGCCTAACGCAGACTTGGGTGGCATAGGCCACTACTCAAACACTCACACAACTTTATAGATAGTGTGTTTAACTTGATTTTCAGGCAGATAAGGTGTTAGAATAACAGAAACATACATGACTTTTTTTACCTTTGAGGATTTTTCAAGGCGACAATGGCGAACCGCACAAAG includes these proteins:
- a CDS encoding phosphoadenosine phosphosulfate reductase family protein, whose translation is MEPLFSIWEAACNAKIGIDNLCAQSHDLTKYGFIKLLDDKRKALNCDGVFLGLRMLEGQARKMNLATRGPIYQLKDKSWRCNPLWRWSAKDVFAYLVNNEVEINPCYLYNKFLQPEDIRLSWALPTATGMSREDMAHIRYYYPEHYRRLRDVGVATVS